The Leifsonia sp. 1010 genome segment ACCGGCAGGGCGTGCGCGCCGGTGGGATGCGCCTCCCGCGTCTCCTGCAGCGCCTCCTGTTCGGTCGCCGACTCCGGCTCACTGCGCTGGATCGGGATCGCGGCCGTCGCCACCCACGGGCTGAAGGTCGGCTCGGGCCCGGTCGGCTCCCGGCGAACGGGCAGGTCGTCGAAGCTGATCGCCTGCGTCGGCGGCCCCGTCCATTCCCCTTCGTCGTCGTCCGCAGCATCGGCACCGCCTGCGTCGACATCCACTTGCTCGAACGCCACCTCGTCGGCCGCCACTGAGCCCGGCGCACCGTCGTCGGACGCCTCCTCCGCGCCCCCGCGGAGCGCCTCGGGAGGGATGATCGGGATGGCTGACGTGATGCGGGCGACCTCTTCCTCGAGCACGCTCGCCAGCTCGTCGTCGCTGTGCCGATCGGCCGCTCCCCGGTCCATGGCCCCCAGACTACGACGCGCCGCCCCCGAGCAGCAGAGCCTCCCTCCCGCGCGACCCCCACCCACCGACCCCGCCCACCGTCGAGTCCGCACATTTAGCACGTTTCGCGCCGAGAAACGGTAAGTCTCTGCGGACTCGGCGGTGGCGGGCCAGGATGCGCGGGCGGGGGAAGTAGCATCGGGGGTGTGAGCGAGATTGCGACCCCGTACGAGGACCTCCTGCGCGACGTGCTGACGAACGGCGCCCACAAATCCGACCGCACGGGCACGGGGACGCGCAGCGTGTTCGGCCGGCAGTTGCGGTTCGACCTCGCCGACGGCTTCCCGCTGATCACCACCAAGCGCGTCCACTTCAAGTCCATCGCGTACGAGCTGCTGTGGTTCCTGCGCGGCGAGAGCAATGTCGGCTGGCTGCGCGACAACGGCGTCACCATCTGGGATGAGTGGGCCGACGCGGACGGCGAGCTCGGCCCGGTCTATGGGGTGCAGTGGCGCTCGTGGCCGACCCCGGACGGCCGGCACATCGACCAGATCCAGCAGGTCATCGACACGCTGCGCAGCGACCCCGACTCCCGCCGCATCATCGTGTCGGCGTGGAATGTGGCCGACATCCCGAGCATGGCCCTCGCCCCGTGCCACGCCTTCTTCCAGTTCTACGTCGCCGACGGCAAACTCTCCTGCCAGCTCTACCAGCGCAGCGCGGACATGTTCCTCGGCGTCCCGTTCAACATCGCCAGCTACGCGCTCCTCACGCTCATGGTCGCCCAGCAAGTGGGCCTCGAGCCCGGCGAGTTCGTCTGGACCGGTGGAGACGTCCACATCTACGACAACCACGTCGAGCAGGTCACCGAGCAGCTGACGCGCGATCCCTATCCCGCGCCCACCCTGCGCTTCGCCCGCACGCCCGACAGCATCTTCGACTACCGGTTCGAGGACTTCGTCGTCGAGGACTACCAGCACCACCCGGCGATCCGCGCGGCCGTCGCCGTATGACGATCGCGCTGATCTGGGCGCAGGCCCACGACCGGGTGATCGGCGCGGACGGCGTCATGCCCTGGCACCTCACCGAAGACCTGCGGCACTTCCGCGCGCTCACCGGCGACGATCCGGTGGTGATGGGGCGCCGCACCTGGGAGTCGCTGCCCGAGCGCTACCGGCCGCTGCCCGGCCGCGACAACATCGTGGTCACCCGGCAGGCCGACTGGACGGCCCCCGGCGCGATCGTGGCGCACTCGGTGGATGAGGCGCTCGCCTCCGCGGGAGACGCCCCCACCGTCTGGGTGATGGGCGGCGCCGAGCTGTACCGCCAGACGCTTCCGACGGCAGACCGGCTGGAGGTCACCGAGATCGACCTCGACGTCGCGGGAGACACGTACGCCCCCGAACCCGGCGACGGCTGGACGGTCGACGCGGGCGAGTGGCTCACCGGGTCCAACGGGATGCGGTACCGCTTCGTCACCTACTCGCGCGTCACCAAAACGCACTGACGCACGTCAGGTCAGCCCGGCGACAAGGTTCACCGTCGCCGCGACGATGACCGTCCCGAACAGGTACGACAGCAGGGTATGCCGCAGCACCGTCGCCCGGATGTACGCGTTCTGGATGTTCGTGTCGGAGACCTGGAACGTCATCCCGAGCGTGAAGGCCAGGTAGGCGAAGTCGCTGTAGCGGGGTGGTTCCTTCTGGTTGAAGTCGATGCCGCCGCCGGTGCGGTAGAAGATGCGGGCGTACCGAAGCGCGTAGACGGTGTGCACCAGCGTCCACGAGAGCGCGACGCTGACGACGGCCAGCAGCGCGACCCCGAGCTGGGCGCCGCCCTTGAGAGTTTTCGCATCGACCAGGATGTAGACGACGGCGACTACGCTCGCCAGCGACGCCAGGAGCAGCACCAGATCGGTGGTGCGCCTGCCCGGATCCTCGAGGGTGGCGTGGTCCTTCGTGGAGGTGCCGTCGAGCCGCCAGACCGACAGCCAGACCCACGCGATGTACACGATGCAGGCGGCCGCCCAGCCCGCGATGACCGCGTAATGCCAGGCGTTCAGCAGCCCCACGATCACGGCGACCACCACGCCGGACGCGACGGCGGTGGTCATCTTCGCGCGGGTCCGGCCGCGGCCCTTGTGCAGATCGTCGGTCACACTCCGGATGTTCGCACACGCCGGCTGAGCGCGCCGTGAAGCAGCGCCGGTACGATCGATGACGTGACGTCAGCAGCCCACTCCGCCTCCACTCTCCGCCCGTCCCCTCTGGCCGAGCTCGACACCGCCGCGCTCCGCGAGGCGCACTCCGCGTTCGCCCGCGCGTACGACGACCTGAAGGCCGCCGGCCTGAAGCTCGACCTGACGCGCGGCAAGCCGTCGGCCGAGCAGCTGGACCTCTCCAACGACCTGCTGCACCTCCCCGATGGCCGCTACCGCGACGCCGCGGGCACCGACCTCCGCAACTACGGCGGCGCCACGGGGCTGCCGGAGCTCCGCTCGATCTTCGCTGACGCACTGCGCGTGCCGGTCGAGCAGCTGCTCGCGCTCGGCAACTCCAGCCTGACGCTCATGCACGACACCGTCATGTTCGCCCTGCTGCACGGCGTTCCGGGCGGCGAGCTGCCGTGGGCCGGTCGCCCGATCAGCTTCCTGGCCCCCGTCCCCGGCTACGACCGGCACTTCACCATCGCGGAGCGCCTCGGCATCCGGCTCATCCCGGTGCCGTCGAACGACAACGGCCCCGACATCGATGCGGTCGCGTCGCTGCTGGAGACGGACGACAGCATCCGCGGCATGTTCTGCGTCCCGGTGTACTCGAACCCGACCGGCGCCGTGTACACCGAGGAGGTCGTGCGGGCGCTCGTGTCGCTCCCGGCCGCCGACGACTTCCGGCTGATCTGGGACAACGCGTACGCGGTGCACCACCTCACCGACGAGCGCCCCGAGCCGATCGACGTGCTCGCCCTGGCGGCGGAGGCCGGCAACCCGGATCGTCCGCTCGTGTTCGCCTCCACCTCCAAGGTCACGTACCCGGGCGCTGGCGTGTCGTTCTTCGGCGCCTCCCCGTCCAACGTCGAGTGGATGCTGCACAACCTCTCGGTGCAGAGCATCGGCCCCGACAAGCTCAACCAGCTGCGCCACGTCGACCTGCTGCGCGACGCGGACGGCCTCGCGGCGCACATGGAGAAGCACCGCGCCATCCTGGAGCCGAAGTTCGCCGCCGTCGACGCGGCCTTCCGCGAGCGGCTCGCACCGTGGGGCGGCGGCACCTGGACGGCGCCGCGCGGCGGTTACTTCGTGAGCCTGGACGTGATCGACGGCGCCGCGAAGCGCGCCGTGCAGCTGGCGAAGGAGGCCGGCATCGCGGTCACACCGGCCGGGGCGACGTTCCCGTACGGCGACGACCCGCGCGACGCGAACATCCGCATCGCCCCGACCTTCCCGCCGCTCGACGAGCTGACGACCGCGCTCGACGGGCTCTGCACGGCGATCCTCCTCGCCGAGGCGGAGACCCTGCTGTCCGCGCGGGACTGACCCGCATGGCCGGCTGGACGGTCCGCGCCAGCACGGAGGACGACTGGCAGGCGTACCGCGCGCTGCGGTTCGAGATGCTCGAGGATGCGCCCATCGCGTTCCTGGAGACGCTCGAGCAGGCGCGCGCGCATCCCGACGAGCACTGGCGCAGGCGCGCGGCGAACACGTCGTCGACGAGCCGGCTGTTCGCCGCGGTCGCGGACGACGGCCGGTGGCTCGGCAGCATGGGCGGGTTCCAGTCCGCGCCGTCGCGGGATCCGTACCTGGTCGGCGTCTACGTGTCACCGGCGTGGCGCGGGCGCGAGCACGGAATGACGGACGCGCTGCTGGATGCGGTGATCGACTGGGCGCGCGGGCGCGGCGACCGCCTGCTGCTGGAGGTGCACGAGGACAACGAACCGGCCATCCGCTCGTACCTCCGCCGCGGCTTCACGTTCACCGGCCGCACGCAGCCCTATCCGCTCGACCGCACCGCCGACGAGCGCGAGATGCAACTCCCGCTGACGCGTACCTCCCCCACGTCCCCCACCGCCGGCTCCTGAGTTTTTCGCGTTCCCGACGGCGTGTCGGGCGAAAAACTCAGGAGCTGATGGCGTGGATGCGGTCAGACCTCGCCGAAGCCTGTGTCGACGAGGTCGGCGAGAGCGTCCACCGCGGTGCGACCGTCGGGGTCGTCGGACGAGATGCGCGCGGTGGAGCCCGCGGTGAGCCCGAGCGACATGATGCCGAGGAGGCTCTTCGCGTCCTTGCCGTTGACGGTCACCTTCACCGGGAAGGTGTTCGCGAGCTTGACGAACTCCGCGGCAGGGCGGGCGTGAAGCCCCTCCGGGTTGCGCACGAGCACCTCGCGCTCGTACGGACCGGCGGGCTCGGCGCCTGCAGGTTCGGCGGCAGGTGCCGCCGGAGTGGATGCGGCCGCCGGCTCACCGCCGGACCTCCCGGCCCACGCATCCACCGCACCCTCCGCAGCGGCGACGACCTCGTCGAGACTCCCGCCGGACTCCGCGGCGACCGCGGCAGCGACCCCGCCCTCGACGAACGGCACGTCCACGACACGCACGCGGGACCGCTGCGCCTCGTCGAGCATGTCCAGCACCGTCTCGGCGGTGAGCAGAGCCGAGCCGAGGTCGCTGATCACCACGACGCCATCGCCGCCGTCGGCCTCCGACACGGCGGACATGACCTTCGTGAAGCTGGTGCCGATCCCGTCGTCGTCGGTTCCGCCCGCGTCGACGAGCCGCACGGAGCCCGCCATCTGACCGGCGAGCTGCACCATCCCCGCGGCGATCTGGGAGCTGTGCGAGACGAAGACGACGCCGACCTTCGCGGTCATCCGGCCGCCTCGGCGGTCTGCGCCGCGGCGCGCAGCAGCAGCGCCGTCGACTGGGCGCCCGGGTCGCGGTGCCCGGCCGACCGCTCGCCGAGGTAGCTCGCGCGGCCCTTCCGGGCGACGAGCGGCTCGGTCGCCTCCGCTCCCTTCTCGGCGGCGTCCGCGGCAGCCGCCAGGATGCCCGCGGCCGAAGCCCCGGACTCCTGGGCGGCAGCAGCGGCGTCCACCGCGGGCGTCCATGCGTCGATCATGGTCTTGTCGCCGGGTTCGGCCTTGCCGCGGGACACGATGCCGTCGCGCGCGGCCGCCAGGGCCGCGACGATGGCCTTCTCGTCGATCTCGGTTCCGTCGCCGACGGGGTCGGCCGCCTTGAGGAACGCCGTGCCGTAGAGCGGACCGGACGCACCCCCCACCGTCGAGATCAGGGTCATGGCGACCGAGCGCAGCGCCGCGTTCGGCGTGGTGTCGTCCGGCAGCTTCTCCAGGGCGATGACCGATGCGTGCAGCCCGCGGTCCATGTTCTCGCCGTGGTCGCCGTCGCCGATCTCCCGGTCGAGCGTGTTCAGCTCCTGCTTGTGCTCGCCGATGGATGCCGCCGCGGCGGAGATCCACTGCCTCACCCAGTTCGTGTCCAGCGTCATCGACGCCTCCTCCTCGTTGTCGTTCCGGCTTCCTACAGGCCCCAGCGCAGAGCCGCGGTGTGGACGGGGGCGTCCCACAGCTGCGTCAGCTCGTCGTCCAGCTTGAGGAGCGAGATGGATGCGCCCTGCATCTCGAGCGACGTGACGTAGTTGCCGACGAGCGAGCGGCTGAGGGTGATGCCGCGCTCGTCGAGCACCTCGGCCGCCCGCCGGAACAGGATGTACAGCTCCGACAGCGGCGTGCCGCCCATGCCGTTGACGAACAGCAGCACCTGCGAGCCGTCGAACGAGAGGTCGGTGAGCACCGCATCCATCATCCGGTCGACCAGGCGGTCCGCCGGCTCCAGCTTGATGCGCTCGCGACCGGGCTCGCCGTGGATGCCCACGCCGAACTCGATCTCGTCCTCCGGGAGCACGAAGCCGGGCTCTCCGGCGTGCGGCACGGTGCCGTCGGTCAGCGCGAGGCCGATCGAGCGCACATTCGCGTTGACGCGCTCGGCGATGGCCGTGACCGCGTCGAGGTCGTCGCCGCGGTCCGCCGCGGCTCCGGCGATCTTCTCGACCAGGACCGTGCCCGCGACACCGCGCCGGCCGGCCGTGTACAGGGAGTCCTGCACGGCGACATCGTCGTTGGTCACCACGGAGCGGACGGTGATGCCCTCCGCCGCCACCAGGTCGGCCGCCGTCTCGAAGTTGAGCACGTCGCCCGTGTAGTTCTTGACGATGTGGAGCACGCCCGCGCCGCCGTCGGCGGCCTTGGTGGCCTCGACGATCGGCATGGGCGTCGGCGAGGTGAACACCTCGCCGGGCACGGCGGCATCGAGCATCCCCTTGCCGACGAAGCCGGCGTGGAGGGGCTCGTGGCCGCTGCCACCGCCGCTGACCAGGCCGACCTTGCCCTGCACCGGGCCGTCGGCCCGGGAGACGAAGCGCGGATCCTGGGACACCGTGACGATGTCCGCGTGTGCCCGGCCGAAGCCCGCGAGGGACTCGGCCACGACGTCGGGTACGTCGTTGATGAGCTTCTTCATCGAAACCCTTCCTTCCATTCCAGTGGAATGCTCCACTTTGTCAGTGCGTCGCCGCCACCCACTCGTCGAGCTTCGCGGCCGCAGCCCCGGAGTCGATCGCTCGGGCAGCGACCGCCATTTGCGAACGGAACCGATCCAGGATGGATTCCTGAACCCTCGACGGGTCGGACGCGAGCTCGAAGGAAACGAGCCCGGCCGCCGCGTTGAGCAGGACGATGTCGCGCACGGGGCCTTCTTCGCCCGCGAGCACGGCACGCACGACCGCCGCGTTGTACGCGGCGTCCTTCCCGAGCAGATCGTCGATCCGCGCGCGGGGGATGCCCAGATCGCGCGGATCGATGTCGTGCTCGGTGACGAGGCCCCTCGAGACCTCCCAGACGTGGCTGTGACCGGTGGTCGACAGCTCGTCGAGCCCGTCGTCACCGCGGAATACCAGCGCGGTCGCACCGCGGGTCTGGAACACGCCGACGATGAGCGGGATGCGGTCGAGCGTCGCGACGCCGACCGCGGACGCCTCGGGGCGCGCCGGGTTGCACAGCGGTCCGAGGTAGTTGAAGACGGTGGGGACGCCCAGCTGGGCGCGGACGGGGCCGGCGTGGCCGAACCCGGGGTGGAACGCGCTGGCGAAGGCGAACGTGATGCCGACCTTCTGCAGCACCTCGGCGACGCGGTCGGCCGGGAGCGTGAGGTCGATGCCGAGGGCGGCCAGCACGTCCGAGGAGCCGGAGGACGAGCTCGCGGCGCGGTTGCCGTGCTTGATGACGGGGACGCCTGCGGCCGCCGCGACGATCGACGCGGTCGTCGACACGTTGACGGTGCCGAAGCGGTCGCCGCCGGTTCCCACGATGTCGAGCGCCATCGGATCGACCACCAGCGGGACGGCGTGGTCGAGGATCGCGTCGCGGAACCCGACGATCTCATCCACCGTCTCGCCCTTGGCGCGGAGAGCGATGAGGAAGGCCGCCAGCTGGGCGTCCGTCGCCTCGCCGGTCATCACCTGGTCCATGGCCCAGGCCGCGTCCGCAACGCTCAAGTGCTCCCCCGCCAGGAGAGACGTCAGCACGGACGACCAGGACTGCGTGTGGACCATGAAGCGATCCTATCGGCGGGCGACACGCCACGGCGATAGCGGCCGATCGGTGCCCGGTAAGGCTGTCCTAACCGGAAATCCGGTCGATTCCCGCCCCTCAGGTGGGAAAACCAAGGGTTCTTTTCAGCCATAATGGGTTACGTGACGAGCACCTCCATTTCTCCCTCAGCGAGTGCGCCGGCGATCAACCGGCCCAATGTCGTGGCCGTCGGCACGATCGTCTGGCTCGGCTCGGAGGTGATGTTCTTCGCGGGGCTGTTCGCGATCTACTTCACCCTCAAGTCGACGTCGCCCGATCTGTGGGCCGCCGAGACGCAGCACCTCAACATCCCGTACGCGGCGACCAACACGCTGATCCTGGTGCTCAGCTCGGTCACCTGCCAGTTCGGCGTGTTCGCCGCCGAGCGCATGCAGCCGCGCCGCACGGGCGGTCTGCTGCAGTTCTGGCGCTGGGGCATGGTCGAGTGGTTCACGCTGACGTACCTGATGGGCGCGGTCTTCGTCTCCGGCCAGGTGCTCGAGTACGCGACCCTCGTCTCGGAGGGCATCTCCCTCAGCTCCAACGCCTACGGATCGGCGTTCTACCTGACGACGGGCTTCCACGCCCTCCACGTCACGGGCGGGCTCATCGCCTTCCTCCTCGTGATCGGCCGCGCGTTCGCGGTCAAGATCTTCGGCCACAAGGAGGCGACGAGCGCCATCGTCGTCTCGTACTACTGGCACTTCGTCGACGTCGTGTGGATCGGACTGTTCGCGGTCATCTACATCATCCGATAGGAAACAGGAGCGTTCTTCACCCCATGCGTCCGAAAAACCCCCGCCCGGCCACCCAGCCTCGCACGGGCAAGCCCGCCCGCAAGGCCGGCCGTCGACACCCGCTGGCCACCGTCGCGCTGCTCGCGATCGGCCTCGGACTGACCGGCGGCGCGTACGCCGCGTTCACGACGACCACCGCATCCGCCGACGAGCCGCAGGTGGCCGCCGCCAGCCAGAACTCGGTCGACGAGGGCAAGAAGCTCTTCCAGGCCAACTGCGCCACCTGCCACGGGCTCGACGCCCAGGGCACCTCGGTGGCCCCGAGCCTGATCGGCGTCGGCGCGGCCGCCGTCGACTTCCAGGTCGGCACCGGCCGCATGCCCATGCAGATGCAGGGCCCGCAGGCGCAGGAGAAGCCGGTCCAGTTCACCGACGACCAGGTCAAGGCCCTCGCCGACTACGTCGCGTCCCTCGCCCCGGGGCCGTCCATCCCCGAGCAGAAGTACCTCGACGGGAAGGGCGACGCCGCCCACGGCGCCGAGCTGTTCCGCATCAACTGCGCCATGTGCCACAACGTGGCCGGCGCGGGTGGAGCGCTCACCGAGGGCAAGTACGCCCCGCCGCTCACCGGCGTCAGCGCCGAGCACATCTACGAGGCCATGGTCACCGGCCCGCAGAACATGCCGGTCTTCAACGACCTGAACATCACGCCGCAGGGCAAGGCCGACATCATCACGTACCTGAAGTACATCCAGAACAACCCGTCCCCGGGCGGCTTCGAGCTGGGCAACCTCGGCCCGGTCGCCGAGGGTCTGTTCCTCTGGATCTTCGGTCTGGGCGCCATCGTCGCCCTCACCGTGTGGATCACGGCCAAATCCAATTAGCCACTTGGCCAACTAGTCGGCCCGCACAGGCACGAACCACAGCGTAAGAAGGAGAGCAATGGCACAGGACGAGAACGGCGGTCGCGAGCTGACGCCCGCCAGTTCGTCTGAGGCGCACCGCACCGGCGACCCCGGGACGGCGGTGATCATCCGCGACGCCGTCGAGAACCCCGGCTTCCCGCCTCACCGCCCGCGCGTCACCGACCTCGACCCGCGGAAGGAACGGCGCGCCGAGCGCACCGTCTACACGCTGTTCTACCTGTCGATCGCGGGCTCGGTGTGGGCGGTCGCCGCCTACCTCGCCTTCCCGATCGTCGACGGCGACCCCGGCTCGGTCCGCCTGAACAACCTGTTCATCGGCATCGGCGGAGCCCTCGCGCTCCTCGCGATCGGCATCGGCGCCGTCCACTGGGGCAAGGCCCTCATGCACGAGAAGGAGGGCGTCGACCTCCGTCACCCCGTGCGCGGCAGCGAGGCGACCACCGAGCGCGCCGCGGAGATCTTCCGCCAGGCCGACGAGGAGTCCGGCTTCAGCCGGCGCACGCTCGTGCGCAACAGCCTCATCGGCGCACTGATCGCCTTCCCGCTGCCCGCCGTCGTCCTGTTCCGCGGCCTCGCGCCCGAGAACGAGGACCCGGTCGAGCTGCTCTCGAACACGATGTGGGCGAAGGGGGTCCGGCTCACCCGCGACCCAACCGGAACCCCGATCAAGGCCTCGGATGTGACCCTCGGGAGCG includes the following:
- the dhaK gene encoding dihydroxyacetone kinase subunit DhaK: MKKLINDVPDVVAESLAGFGRAHADIVTVSQDPRFVSRADGPVQGKVGLVSGGGSGHEPLHAGFVGKGMLDAAVPGEVFTSPTPMPIVEATKAADGGAGVLHIVKNYTGDVLNFETAADLVAAEGITVRSVVTNDDVAVQDSLYTAGRRGVAGTVLVEKIAGAAADRGDDLDAVTAIAERVNANVRSIGLALTDGTVPHAGEPGFVLPEDEIEFGVGIHGEPGRERIKLEPADRLVDRMMDAVLTDLSFDGSQVLLFVNGMGGTPLSELYILFRRAAEVLDERGITLSRSLVGNYVTSLEMQGASISLLKLDDELTQLWDAPVHTAALRWGL
- a CDS encoding thymidylate synthase; this translates as MSEIATPYEDLLRDVLTNGAHKSDRTGTGTRSVFGRQLRFDLADGFPLITTKRVHFKSIAYELLWFLRGESNVGWLRDNGVTIWDEWADADGELGPVYGVQWRSWPTPDGRHIDQIQQVIDTLRSDPDSRRIIVSAWNVADIPSMALAPCHAFFQFYVADGKLSCQLYQRSADMFLGVPFNIASYALLTLMVAQQVGLEPGEFVWTGGDVHIYDNHVEQVTEQLTRDPYPAPTLRFARTPDSIFDYRFEDFVVEDYQHHPAIRAAVAV
- a CDS encoding ubiquinol-cytochrome c reductase iron-sulfur subunit; this encodes MAQDENGGRELTPASSSEAHRTGDPGTAVIIRDAVENPGFPPHRPRVTDLDPRKERRAERTVYTLFYLSIAGSVWAVAAYLAFPIVDGDPGSVRLNNLFIGIGGALALLAIGIGAVHWGKALMHEKEGVDLRHPVRGSEATTERAAEIFRQADEESGFSRRTLVRNSLIGALIAFPLPAVVLFRGLAPENEDPVELLSNTMWAKGVRLTRDPTGTPIKASDVTLGSAFHVIPEGLNESENMLEEKAKAAVLLMRLKPEDLHVSKGRENWNYDGIVAYSKICTHVGCPVALYEQQTHHLLCPCHQSQFDITHEAQVIFGPAKRPLPQLPITVDADGYLVARSDFTEPVGPSFWERH
- a CDS encoding GNAT family N-acetyltransferase; this encodes MAGWTVRASTEDDWQAYRALRFEMLEDAPIAFLETLEQARAHPDEHWRRRAANTSSTSRLFAAVADDGRWLGSMGGFQSAPSRDPYLVGVYVSPAWRGREHGMTDALLDAVIDWARGRGDRLLLEVHEDNEPAIRSYLRRGFTFTGRTQPYPLDRTADEREMQLPLTRTSPTSPTAGS
- the dhaM gene encoding dihydroxyacetone kinase phosphoryl donor subunit DhaM; this translates as MTAKVGVVFVSHSSQIAAGMVQLAGQMAGSVRLVDAGGTDDDGIGTSFTKVMSAVSEADGGDGVVVISDLGSALLTAETVLDMLDEAQRSRVRVVDVPFVEGGVAAAVAAESGGSLDEVVAAAEGAVDAWAGRSGGEPAAASTPAAPAAEPAGAEPAGPYEREVLVRNPEGLHARPAAEFVKLANTFPVKVTVNGKDAKSLLGIMSLGLTAGSTARISSDDPDGRTAVDALADLVDTGFGEV
- a CDS encoding aminotransferase class I/II-fold pyridoxal phosphate-dependent enzyme, with amino-acid sequence MTSAAHSASTLRPSPLAELDTAALREAHSAFARAYDDLKAAGLKLDLTRGKPSAEQLDLSNDLLHLPDGRYRDAAGTDLRNYGGATGLPELRSIFADALRVPVEQLLALGNSSLTLMHDTVMFALLHGVPGGELPWAGRPISFLAPVPGYDRHFTIAERLGIRLIPVPSNDNGPDIDAVASLLETDDSIRGMFCVPVYSNPTGAVYTEEVVRALVSLPAADDFRLIWDNAYAVHHLTDERPEPIDVLALAAEAGNPDRPLVFASTSKVTYPGAGVSFFGASPSNVEWMLHNLSVQSIGPDKLNQLRHVDLLRDADGLAAHMEKHRAILEPKFAAVDAAFRERLAPWGGGTWTAPRGGYFVSLDVIDGAAKRAVQLAKEAGIAVTPAGATFPYGDDPRDANIRIAPTFPPLDELTTALDGLCTAILLAEAETLLSARD
- a CDS encoding heme-copper oxidase subunit III; amino-acid sequence: MGYVTSTSISPSASAPAINRPNVVAVGTIVWLGSEVMFFAGLFAIYFTLKSTSPDLWAAETQHLNIPYAATNTLILVLSSVTCQFGVFAAERMQPRRTGGLLQFWRWGMVEWFTLTYLMGAVFVSGQVLEYATLVSEGISLSSNAYGSAFYLTTGFHALHVTGGLIAFLLVIGRAFAVKIFGHKEATSAIVVSYYWHFVDVVWIGLFAVIYIIR
- the dhaL gene encoding dihydroxyacetone kinase subunit DhaL — encoded protein: MTLDTNWVRQWISAAAASIGEHKQELNTLDREIGDGDHGENMDRGLHASVIALEKLPDDTTPNAALRSVAMTLISTVGGASGPLYGTAFLKAADPVGDGTEIDEKAIVAALAAARDGIVSRGKAEPGDKTMIDAWTPAVDAAAAAQESGASAAGILAAAADAAEKGAEATEPLVARKGRASYLGERSAGHRDPGAQSTALLLRAAAQTAEAAG
- a CDS encoding DUF1345 domain-containing protein — encoded protein: MTTAVASGVVVAVIVGLLNAWHYAVIAGWAAACIVYIAWVWLSVWRLDGTSTKDHATLEDPGRRTTDLVLLLASLASVVAVVYILVDAKTLKGGAQLGVALLAVVSVALSWTLVHTVYALRYARIFYRTGGGIDFNQKEPPRYSDFAYLAFTLGMTFQVSDTNIQNAYIRATVLRHTLLSYLFGTVIVAATVNLVAGLT
- a CDS encoding c-type cytochrome; the protein is MRPKNPRPATQPRTGKPARKAGRRHPLATVALLAIGLGLTGGAYAAFTTTTASADEPQVAAASQNSVDEGKKLFQANCATCHGLDAQGTSVAPSLIGVGAAAVDFQVGTGRMPMQMQGPQAQEKPVQFTDDQVKALADYVASLAPGPSIPEQKYLDGKGDAAHGAELFRINCAMCHNVAGAGGALTEGKYAPPLTGVSAEHIYEAMVTGPQNMPVFNDLNITPQGKADIITYLKYIQNNPSPGGFELGNLGPVAEGLFLWIFGLGAIVALTVWITAKSN
- a CDS encoding dihydrofolate reductase codes for the protein MTIALIWAQAHDRVIGADGVMPWHLTEDLRHFRALTGDDPVVMGRRTWESLPERYRPLPGRDNIVVTRQADWTAPGAIVAHSVDEALASAGDAPTVWVMGGAELYRQTLPTADRLEVTEIDLDVAGDTYAPEPGDGWTVDAGEWLTGSNGMRYRFVTYSRVTKTH
- the trpD gene encoding anthranilate phosphoribosyltransferase, which codes for MVHTQSWSSVLTSLLAGEHLSVADAAWAMDQVMTGEATDAQLAAFLIALRAKGETVDEIVGFRDAILDHAVPLVVDPMALDIVGTGGDRFGTVNVSTTASIVAAAAGVPVIKHGNRAASSSSGSSDVLAALGIDLTLPADRVAEVLQKVGITFAFASAFHPGFGHAGPVRAQLGVPTVFNYLGPLCNPARPEASAVGVATLDRIPLIVGVFQTRGATALVFRGDDGLDELSTTGHSHVWEVSRGLVTEHDIDPRDLGIPRARIDDLLGKDAAYNAAVVRAVLAGEEGPVRDIVLLNAAAGLVSFELASDPSRVQESILDRFRSQMAVAARAIDSGAAAAKLDEWVAATH